Proteins from one Peromyscus eremicus chromosome 8a, PerEre_H2_v1, whole genome shotgun sequence genomic window:
- the LOC131915998 gene encoding olfactory receptor 2Y1B-like, with translation MGNYNSTSPENFILVGFSDWPQLQVFLFVTILIFYSLTIFGNTTIIALARLDLRLHTPMYFFLSNLSFLDLCYTTSTVPQLLINLHGFDRTISYGGCVAQLYIFLALGSTECLILVVMAFDRYAAVCRPLHYTTIMHPLLCQALATVSWVGGLVNSLIQISLMVTMPLCGHRLNHFFCEMPVFLKLACEDTEGTEAKMFVARVVIVAVPAVLILGSYAQIARAVLKVKSTAGRRKAFGTCGSHLLVVFLFYGSAIYTYLQPKGSYSESDGKFVALFYTIITPMLNPLIYTLRNKDVKGALWKVLGKGTDSG, from the coding sequence ATGGGAAACTACAACTCTACTTCACCAGAGAATTTCATTTTGGTGGGTTTCTCAGATTGGCCTCAGCTACAAGTCTTCCTTTTTGTCACTATTTTGATTTTCTACTCCCTGACTATCTTTGGCAACACAACCATCATTGCTCTTGCAAGATTGGACCTTCGATTACACACTCCCATGTACTTTTTCCTCTCCAATCTCTCCTTCCTGGACCTCTGCTACACCACCAGCACTGTGCCCCAGCTCTTGATCAATCTTCATGGATTTGACAGGACCATCAGCTATGGAGGTTGTGTGGCACAACTGTACATATTTCTCGCTCTGGGCTCCACTGAGTGTTTGATCCTGGTTGTGATGGCCTTTGATCGCTATGCTGCTGTGTGCCGTCCACTGCACTACACGACCATCATGCACCCCCTTCTCTGCCAGGCATTGGCGACTGTCTCCTGGGTGGGAGGCCTCGTGAACTCTCTGATCCAGATAAGCCTCATGGTGACCATGCCCCTCTGTGGCCATCGACTGAATCACTTCTTCTGTGAGATGCCTGTGTTCCTCAAGTTGGCCTGTGAAGACACTGAAGGAACAGAGGCCAAGATGTTTGTGGCCAGAGTGGTGATTGTTGCAGTTCCAGCTGTGCTCATCCTGGGCTCCTATGCTCAGATTGCCAGGGCAGTGCTGAAAGTCAAGTCAACAGCTGGGCGCAGAAAGGCTTTTGGAACTTGTGGGTCCCACCTTCTGgtggtttttctgttttatggCTCAGCCATCTACACATACTTACAACCCAAGGGCAGCTATTCTGAGAGTGATGGAAAGTTTGTTGCCCTTTTTTATACTATCATCACCCCCATGCTCAACCCTCTGATTTATACCCTGAGGAACAAGGATgtgaagggggctctgtggaagGTGTTAGGAAAAGGCACAGACTCCGGGTAA